The Gymnodinialimonas sp. 57CJ19 genome includes a window with the following:
- a CDS encoding UvrD-helicase domain-containing protein — protein MKYIIFEEGAVDEFVSNRFFQTIEFDLARALYELVAGGVTSAVFPPEVSLIKLDDGIAFASPNASKDSHFLVIDLEQSRFLEEVDAGETVFVLQKTLRFAKKLWQNMSLNFSEKVIPASTKAILFPYPYKPTPYRVVIEQAPWADRLKKRNFAGKFLLVYKTGYGKGDANSEQAGITNFKKAFEQVDEVISKARAMMPTQAAASTSVVKVSELDTVPGTNGTSMFQSFDDWMKMLTKKQREFIEADVNGAHRIEGAAGTGKTLCLMLKAIASLKKSVSQGTSLHIVFVTHSEATKRAIIEFLMVLDPDNFADRDRFLEKNTLKVCTLSELCAEQLAQHISESEFIDRDALESKETQLLYVNEAYCSAMENDFPSHERFLSTDLREFLRDTDGWAITEMLQHEISVMIKGRASEDFDAYKNAPSLKYGIPINGDADKGFVFAIFRKYQEQLGAVSQFDTDDVVLTAIGQLDTPVWRRRRVRDGYDAVFIDETHLFNINELHIFHYFTKSDTHFPIVYSVDRTQAVGDHGWTNQDISETLTGGPTKEDQSKLQTVFRSSPQIVELAFSIVSSGATLFTNFDNPLEAAASSFTDEEERMSAQPMFRSYPNDQAMIEGAYERAEAMQKDMGCKKGKVLIVGFDKGLVESLQEYAKTKNKPHILLKKRGDVEAVGEAEASGKFVVAHADFVGGLEFSGVVAVGVDKGRLPPSKDQSSENSKHFLSYSSHNRLYVAVSRAKYRVELLGDQSRGPSDLIEPAVKAGILSLQP, from the coding sequence TAGTCCCAACGCCTCGAAAGACTCGCATTTCCTGGTGATAGATTTGGAGCAGTCCCGGTTCCTAGAAGAAGTAGATGCTGGCGAGACGGTATTTGTACTTCAGAAAACCCTCAGGTTTGCGAAAAAGCTTTGGCAGAATATGTCTTTGAACTTCTCGGAGAAGGTCATTCCAGCCAGTACTAAAGCCATTCTTTTTCCCTACCCTTACAAGCCAACACCGTATCGTGTGGTTATTGAACAAGCTCCCTGGGCTGACCGCCTGAAGAAACGAAACTTTGCCGGGAAATTTTTGCTCGTCTACAAGACGGGTTACGGGAAAGGCGACGCAAATAGCGAACAAGCAGGCATAACAAATTTCAAGAAAGCTTTTGAACAGGTCGATGAGGTCATTTCGAAAGCCCGTGCAATGATGCCCACGCAGGCTGCGGCGTCTACGAGCGTCGTGAAGGTATCAGAGCTGGACACCGTACCGGGCACTAACGGAACGTCAATGTTTCAGTCGTTTGATGACTGGATGAAGATGCTGACCAAAAAACAAAGGGAGTTCATTGAGGCAGATGTAAATGGTGCCCATCGTATCGAAGGTGCGGCTGGAACTGGGAAAACTCTGTGCCTGATGTTGAAGGCGATAGCTTCCCTGAAAAAGTCAGTTTCCCAAGGCACCTCGCTTCACATCGTGTTCGTAACTCACAGTGAAGCAACGAAGCGTGCTATCATTGAATTTCTTATGGTGCTCGACCCGGACAATTTTGCGGATCGTGATCGCTTTTTGGAGAAAAATACTCTGAAGGTTTGCACATTGAGTGAGCTTTGTGCCGAGCAACTGGCCCAGCATATTAGCGAGTCCGAGTTCATAGACCGGGATGCCTTAGAGTCAAAAGAAACACAGCTTCTTTACGTTAATGAAGCGTATTGTAGCGCGATGGAAAACGACTTTCCATCTCATGAGAGATTTTTGTCGACTGACCTTAGAGAGTTCCTAAGGGATACAGACGGCTGGGCGATTACGGAAATGCTCCAACATGAGATCAGCGTTATGATCAAAGGGCGCGCTTCCGAGGACTTCGATGCCTACAAAAATGCTCCCTCTTTGAAGTATGGAATCCCAATAAACGGCGACGCTGACAAAGGCTTTGTTTTTGCGATATTCAGGAAATACCAAGAGCAGCTCGGGGCGGTATCCCAGTTTGACACTGACGATGTGGTCCTAACAGCCATCGGTCAGCTTGATACGCCTGTATGGCGGAGGAGACGTGTTAGGGATGGATATGATGCGGTGTTCATCGATGAAACCCATCTGTTCAACATAAATGAACTCCACATTTTTCACTACTTCACAAAAAGTGACACCCATTTCCCAATTGTCTATTCGGTCGACCGTACTCAGGCAGTAGGCGATCATGGTTGGACTAATCAAGATATCTCTGAGACGCTAACCGGCGGACCAACAAAAGAGGATCAGAGTAAACTGCAGACGGTTTTCAGATCCTCTCCCCAGATCGTAGAACTGGCGTTCTCGATTGTGTCTTCCGGCGCTACTCTCTTTACAAACTTCGACAATCCGCTTGAAGCCGCTGCATCGAGCTTCACGGATGAGGAGGAGCGGATGTCGGCGCAACCCATGTTCCGCTCTTATCCAAATGATCAGGCGATGATTGAAGGCGCTTACGAACGCGCGGAGGCCATGCAGAAGGATATGGGATGCAAGAAAGGTAAAGTTTTGATTGTTGGCTTCGACAAAGGTTTGGTCGAGAGCTTACAGGAATACGCCAAAACAAAAAACAAACCTCACATCCTGCTAAAGAAGCGTGGTGACGTTGAAGCCGTTGGTGAAGCCGAAGCTTCTGGGAAATTTGTTGTAGCCCATGCAGATTTTGTTGGTGGGCTAGAGTTCTCTGGAGTTGTTGCCGTTGGTGTTGACAAGGGGCGCTTGCCTCCCTCGAAGGATCAGTCGAGCGAAAACAGCAAACACTTCCTATCCTATTCGTCGCACAATAGGCTATATGTCGCCGTCAGTCGCGCGAAATACAGAGTGGAACTTCTTGGGGACCAATCACGGGGACCTAGCGACTTGATCGAACCTGCGGTTAAGGCCGGCATTCTAAGTCTGCAGCCATAG
- a CDS encoding relaxase/mobilization nuclease domain-containing protein produces the protein MIISFFSTGTGGGAAPVDYLTAREVLVYDDNRNLIRDDSGEPQTKIRDPLPEVLHGNPDQTRDLIDASPNKWSYTAGVISFADSDDPSPDAQQEAIELFEALAFAGLDRDQYDCLWVRHSHEGNVELHFCTPRLELSTGKALNIAPPGHENAFANLRDLMNKTHGWADPLEPEHAREVRATIEAPTRAQGREALHDWILDQISVGTITDRASMIDALTDAGFEIPRASKDYITAKDPDTGERWRLKGEIFHDDWQAEPPRREIERGPEDSTQRPRRLDGISTGKLQERFQQHCDQRAAYNRNRYQVLSQRQQERVGEAERDDQALVDDLTLGDRGDGLILDRDSADRELVLDGLDHAFGDDEAWPDTDRTGGADMGDAGPRPDRVEDLHDGANANHLHRDQGALDDQSTDNAPDSIGARIARIRRTVGDGLRELSHGIARLGDALDQQDRKQGEWLGALRGAIDEITSHVRHHISRLAARGAELRDSSGGIRNQLETSERRREAAERELDTRELNQRLTH, from the coding sequence ATGATCATCTCGTTCTTCTCCACTGGAACAGGTGGCGGTGCGGCCCCCGTAGACTACCTGACAGCGCGTGAAGTTCTGGTCTACGACGACAACCGCAACCTTATTCGCGATGACAGCGGTGAGCCGCAAACCAAGATCCGCGACCCGTTGCCCGAAGTGCTGCACGGCAATCCCGATCAGACCCGCGACCTGATCGACGCGAGCCCCAACAAATGGAGTTACACGGCAGGTGTGATCAGCTTTGCCGATAGCGATGATCCCAGTCCTGACGCCCAGCAAGAGGCCATTGAGCTTTTTGAGGCTCTGGCCTTTGCTGGGCTGGACAGGGATCAATACGATTGCCTTTGGGTGCGCCACTCGCATGAAGGCAATGTCGAGCTGCACTTCTGCACGCCACGACTTGAGCTTAGCACCGGCAAGGCCCTGAACATCGCTCCTCCAGGGCATGAGAACGCCTTTGCCAACCTTCGCGACTTGATGAACAAAACGCACGGTTGGGCAGACCCTTTGGAGCCAGAACACGCCCGCGAAGTGAGAGCGACGATTGAAGCGCCGACGCGCGCGCAAGGTCGCGAAGCGCTGCACGATTGGATCCTCGATCAGATTAGCGTCGGCACAATCACCGACCGCGCCAGCATGATCGATGCACTCACTGATGCGGGCTTCGAAATCCCCCGTGCCAGCAAAGATTACATCACCGCCAAAGACCCCGACACCGGTGAGCGCTGGCGATTGAAAGGAGAGATTTTCCATGACGACTGGCAAGCCGAACCGCCTCGCCGAGAAATTGAACGCGGACCTGAAGACAGTACGCAGCGACCACGCCGCCTTGATGGAATCTCAACTGGAAAGCTTCAGGAGCGATTTCAGCAGCATTGCGACCAGCGCGCTGCATACAATCGAAACCGATATCAGGTTCTTTCTCAGCGACAGCAGGAGCGAGTTGGAGAGGCGGAGCGAGACGATCAGGCGCTGGTTGACGATCTCACCCTGGGTGATCGTGGGGATGGTCTCATCCTGGATCGCGACAGTGCTGATCGCGAGTTGGTTTTGGACGGGCTTGATCACGCGTTCGGAGATGACGAGGCTTGGCCTGACACGGATCGAACAGGCGGGGCAGACATGGGTGACGCTGGACCCCGACCGGACCGAGTTGAAGACCTGCACGATGGCGCAAACGCCAATCATCTGCATCGAGATCAAGGAGCCTTAGATGACCAATCCACCGACAACGCCCCTGACAGCATTGGAGCGCGAATTGCTCGCATCCGTCGAACGGTTGGTGACGGCCTGCGAGAGCTCAGCCACGGAATTGCACGCCTTGGAGACGCGCTCGACCAGCAGGATCGAAAGCAAGGTGAATGGCTTGGCGCATTGCGTGGCGCTATTGATGAAATCACATCTCACGTCCGTCACCACATTAGTCGACTTGCTGCGCGAGGAGCAGAATTACGAGACTCTTCGGGCGGGATTAGAAACCAGCTGGAAACTAGCGAAAGACGCCGAGAGGCGGCTGAACGAGAGTTAGACACGCGGGAACTCAACCAAAGGCTCACCCATTAG
- the mobC gene encoding plasmid mobilization relaxosome protein MobC, which yields MAKARAAGLPNATLMREALGLVEARRRKPVPRVDPRLTFAIARVGGNLNQLSRWINGAVKSGRASQIDALKVAAQLVVIERQLAQIVAAHTGGDA from the coding sequence GTGGCCAAAGCGCGCGCCGCTGGCCTGCCCAATGCCACGCTGATGCGAGAGGCCTTGGGGCTGGTCGAGGCACGTCGGCGCAAGCCCGTCCCCCGTGTTGACCCGAGGCTGACCTTTGCGATTGCCCGTGTCGGCGGTAACCTCAATCAGCTCTCTCGCTGGATCAACGGCGCGGTCAAATCTGGCCGTGCGAGCCAGATCGATGCGCTCAAGGTCGCTGCTCAGCTGGTGGTCATCGAACGGCAGTTGGCACAGATTGTGGCGGCACACACAGGCGGTGACGCATGA
- a CDS encoding LacI family DNA-binding transcriptional regulator encodes MTLRDVADAASVSEMTVSRVLRNRGDVSDKTRERVFEAARTLGYVPNKIAGALASNRVNLVGVVIPSLSNMVFPDVLHGIGAALEETELQPVIGSSKYDQQQEEKVIYEMLSWRPSGLIVAGLEHTEAARAMMRNAGVPVVEVMDVDGDPVAAAVGISHEAAGRAMAAEIVARGYKKIGYLGSSSIADARAQKRYRGFEAGLNEAGVSLTDSIFYDGASGFGTGRNMTQALLERTPDLDFLYYNTDMNAAGGLLYCLEKGMDIPNQIGLAGFNSFEVLDGLPMRIATMDSQREAIGRRAAELMVANELTEEVVRLEPEFLPGDTVRKS; translated from the coding sequence ATGACTCTGCGTGACGTGGCGGATGCCGCTTCGGTTAGTGAAATGACGGTCAGCCGGGTGTTGCGGAACCGCGGAGATGTGTCGGACAAGACGCGCGAGCGGGTGTTCGAGGCGGCGCGGACATTGGGCTATGTGCCCAACAAGATCGCGGGGGCCTTGGCGTCCAATCGGGTCAATCTGGTGGGCGTGGTGATCCCTTCGCTGTCCAACATGGTGTTTCCGGATGTGTTGCACGGCATCGGTGCCGCCTTGGAAGAAACAGAGCTGCAACCGGTGATCGGCTCATCGAAATACGATCAGCAGCAAGAGGAAAAAGTCATCTATGAGATGCTCAGCTGGCGGCCGTCGGGGCTGATCGTGGCGGGGTTGGAGCATACGGAAGCGGCCCGCGCGATGATGCGCAACGCGGGCGTTCCGGTGGTCGAGGTCATGGACGTGGACGGTGACCCTGTCGCGGCGGCCGTGGGGATCAGCCACGAGGCAGCGGGTCGTGCCATGGCAGCAGAAATCGTCGCGCGCGGCTACAAGAAGATCGGCTATCTGGGGTCCAGCTCCATCGCCGATGCCCGCGCGCAGAAACGCTATCGCGGGTTTGAGGCAGGGTTGAACGAGGCGGGCGTCAGCCTGACGGACAGCATTTTCTACGATGGGGCTTCGGGGTTTGGGACTGGGCGCAACATGACTCAGGCTTTGCTGGAACGGACGCCCGATTTAGATTTTCTATACTATAACACGGATATGAATGCCGCGGGTGGGCTGCTCTACTGCCTTGAAAAGGGGATGGATATTCCAAACCAGATCGGTTTGGCCGGGTTCAATTCCTTTGAAGTTTTGGACGGTTTGCCGATGCGCATCGCCACGATGGATAGCCAGCGCGAAGCGATTGGTCGCCGCGCCGCAGAGTTGATGGTCGCCAATGAGCTGACCGAAGAAGTCGTGCGACTAGAGCCAGAGTTCCTGCCCGGCGACACTGTGCGCAAAAGCTAA